The genomic interval AAATCATTTAATTGTGTACGCAGTTGACTAATTTGTGCATCGGTAGACAGTTGACTCAAAATTTGCTGGATGTTTGCTGACAGTTGTTCGAACTCTTTCCTTGTAACCGGCTGGGCTTCCTTTTTGAGCGTGAATCCAACCTGTCCATTTGGTTCCAGTGTTGCCCATTCAACATCATCTATGTTACTAACATTTTTCATGCGCAGGTTCATCTCTAGCTGGTCCACAGTCAATCGTAATTTTTTTAAATTCTTTTCTTTTACTTGACCGTTCTCAATTAAAATTTTTGATTTTCCAGTAATTAGTTTTTCAAATATATTCCCTTTAATTTGTACGTATTCCATGATAAACAATGTCACAATAAGGAGTGTTCCCACAGCTAGCGTCACCCAGATGTTTTTTCCGGATACCGGCTGAATAAGCAAAGAACCGATTCCAATCATGATGACCGTCTGTGGCAACGTCATTTGGGAGATCGATTTTCTTCCTGCCATCCGCAGTAAAAATGTCCCACCAACGACAATAATAATCGATTTCCATATCCAGTCCAGTTCCATATTACCACGCCCCCTCTAACTTAGTGTGAATAAAATAGCGTTTCTTATGCATAAGAAAGGCGGCCCCGGTGCAGTCCCCCAGCCCCGTGTAGTCATTTGCCTGAGGAGCGACCTTTCCTGGGGATTTCTTCCTCGGTTGGGCGCTCATTCGCTTGATGAGCGACTTTTGCTGGGGGGTTCTTCCTCGTTTGGGCGCTCATTCGCTTGATGAGCGACTTTTGCTGGGGGTTTTTTCCTCGGTTGGGCTCTCATTCGCTTGATGAGGGACCTTTTCAACAGCTCTGCTCTTCATTTAGGCGTTCATCAGCTACACACATGCGGATACCAAAAAACGCTTGGATAAAATTTTTCTATCCAAGCGTTTTTCTAACACCATTTATTTATTCATTTTCGAGAAGAAGTCCGCCAATGGATCTTCCTCCTCTTGTGGTTCTTCGGTCTCTGGCTCATGCAAATCGTCAAGCGCGTTAAGATCGACGTTATCCAAATCAGGTGCATTCGTTGTAGAAGGTTCAGGTTCCGGCTCAGGTGGTTTCGTCTGTTCCAACTCCATGTCCAATTCCGGCTCCATCTGCGTATCCAGTTGATTGCTGTTCAATGTGGCCAATATCGACGTCGCACGGACCGGATCTTGCATGAGCTGATACACAATGTTACCAATCAAGGCTTCGGAATGTTCATGCTTCAGCCAGTTTTTCTGTTCTTTCGTAAGTTGACGGGGGAGCGGCACCGTAACGGATTCGCGCTCCCGGGTGAACGTCTCCTGCACACCTTTAAGTACAAATTGGGCAATTTGACTGGAAAAATTGCGGCGTTCGGTTTCCTTTATCTTTTGCAGTTGCTTTAAAAGATAATCAGGTGTGTCGGACGGTATTCGAAATGTGATCGATTGTCCGCGTTCAATACTTTTTTTCGACCGTTGCATGCAATCACCTTATGATTCATCCGCTGCGGCTGTTTCCTCTGCTTCCGCCGGAGTATTTTTGTTCACAAAATCCATAATCAATTTATAATATGCGTTGGCCATCATCCAGATGCTTTCCTGTTCATCTTCA from Lentibacillus cibarius carries:
- a CDS encoding DUF421 domain-containing protein, whose translation is MELDWIWKSIIIVVGGTFLLRMAGRKSISQMTLPQTVIMIGIGSLLIQPVSGKNIWVTLAVGTLLIVTLFIMEYVQIKGNIFEKLITGKSKILIENGQVKEKNLKKLRLTVDQLEMNLRMKNVSNIDDVEWATLEPNGQVGFTLKKEAQPVTRKEFEQLSANIQQILSQLSTDAQISQLRTQLNDLNNELEEMKWKRDIFKEIDDDEKKQETQTPSPRHLQ